One stretch of Phocoena phocoena chromosome 10, mPhoPho1.1, whole genome shotgun sequence DNA includes these proteins:
- the TBCC gene encoding tubulin-specific chaperone C, translated as MSGQSQGALVGGLAEGAPGGRKAGERKLEGKMETASGSATAVASRDLGSQRGRSLVPERLQSREHERQLEVERRKQKRQNQEVEEEKSDFFAAAFSRERLAVEELLEGGESVEQLEEAAARLQGLQKLLNDSVLFLAAYDLRQGQEVLARLQEALAKRRQELQPKKRFAFKTRRKDAASATKVDSAPGAPAAEGILASPPPLKEEEGFDSSWICGFSNLQSQVLEKRDEELHQRDVLLTQLINCTIKLYGNPNTLRLTKARGCTLLCGPVSTSVFLENCSDCVLAVACQQLRVHTTKDTRIFLQVTSRAIVEDCTGIQFAPYTWSYPGIDKDFEGSGLDRSRNNWSDVDDFNWLARDVASPNWSILPEEERRIQ; from the coding sequence ATGTCCGGCCAATCACAGGGCGCGTTGGTGGGAGGCCTCGCGGAGGGCGCGccgggaggaaggaaggcaggagaaaGGAAGCTTGAAGGCAAGATGGAGACTGCTAGTGGCTCTGCTActgctgtggcgagcagggacttgGGATCCCAGAGGGGCCGGAGCCTGGTGCCTGAGCGGCTTCAGAGTCGAGAACATGAGCGGCAACTGGAGGTGGAAAGGCGGAAGCAAAAGCGGCAGAaccaggaggtggaggaggagaagagcGACTTTTTCGCCGCCGCCTTCTCTCGGGAGCGATTGGCAGTGGAAGAGCTTCTGGAAGGCGGGGAGTCCGTCGAGCAGCTGGAGGAGGCGGCCGCTCGGCTGCAGGGGCTGCAGAAACTACTCAACGACTCGGTTTTGTTCCTGGCCGCCTACGACTTGCGGCAGGGGCAAGAGGTGTTGGCGCGGCTGCAGGAGGCACTGGCCAAACGTCGCCAGGAGCTGCAGCCTAAGAAGCGTTTCGCTTTCAAGACCCGCAGGAAGGATGCTGCTTCAGCCACCAAAGTAGATTCGGCTCCCGGCGCCCCGGCAGCGGAAGGCATCCTGGCCTCCCCGCCGCCCTTGAAGGAGGAGGAAGGCTTCGACTCCAGCTGGATCTGCGGCTTCTCCAATCTGCAGTCCCAAGTCTTGGAGAAAAGAGACGAGGAGCTGCACCAGCGGGACGTCCTTTTGACCCAACTGATTAACTGCACGATCAAACTGTATGGCAATCCCAACACCCTGCGGCTGACCAAGGCTCGAGGCTGCACGCTGCTCTGCGGCCCGGTGTCCACCTCCGTGTTCCTGGAGAACTGCAGTGACTGCGTGCTGGCCGTGGCCTGCCAGCAGCTCCGCGTACACACCACGAAAGACACCCGCATCTTCCTGCAGGTGACCAGCAGGGCCATCGTGGAGGACTGCACCGGGATACAGTTCGCCCCGTACACCTGGAGCTACCCGGGGATCGACAAGGACTTCGAGGGCTCTGGTTTAGACAGGAGCAGAAATAACTGGAGCGACGTTGACGATTTCAACTGGCTGGCCCGTGATGTAGCCTCCCCAAACTGGAGTATTCTTCCTGAAGAAGAGCGAAGGATCCAGTGA